In Phytoactinopolyspora mesophila, the following are encoded in one genomic region:
- a CDS encoding metallophosphoesterase family protein, producing MTDRSALLLPAFEGATPWAQLDRLPERPAEFTFALLSDLTGGERPGVFGRAVDATNLIRPDFVIQLGDTIEGYTCDAAEIARQSTAFDTTVARLDVPMFRVPGNHDVSNDTMRTEWLSRYGALHYHFVYRDVLFVALDTQDSPRPGDGDVHLDMSVDGWEGTMPARFSAEQLSWVEQILAEYPDVRWTILCMHMPAWQGAGAPGFDRVLRALGERPYTVFAGHVHNYRRRQLAGRDFIRLGTTGGSWVVPGEAGNFDHLTLVTMMPTGPRIANILLDGVLGPDGGR from the coding sequence ATGACAGATCGATCCGCCCTATTGCTGCCGGCGTTCGAAGGCGCGACCCCGTGGGCGCAGCTCGATCGGTTGCCGGAACGGCCGGCAGAGTTCACCTTCGCCCTCCTGTCGGATCTGACGGGCGGGGAGCGGCCGGGCGTATTCGGCAGGGCGGTCGATGCGACGAACCTGATACGTCCTGACTTCGTCATCCAATTGGGCGACACGATCGAGGGCTACACCTGCGATGCGGCGGAGATCGCTCGGCAGTCCACGGCATTCGACACGACGGTGGCCCGACTCGACGTGCCGATGTTCCGGGTTCCGGGAAACCACGACGTCAGTAACGACACGATGCGGACCGAGTGGCTCAGTCGATACGGCGCGCTTCACTATCACTTCGTTTACCGGGATGTTCTGTTCGTCGCCCTGGACACGCAGGATTCGCCCCGGCCAGGTGACGGCGACGTCCATCTCGATATGTCCGTAGACGGGTGGGAGGGGACGATGCCGGCACGTTTCAGCGCCGAACAGCTGTCATGGGTGGAGCAGATTCTGGCCGAGTATCCAGACGTGCGCTGGACGATCCTGTGCATGCACATGCCCGCATGGCAGGGTGCCGGAGCGCCCGGCTTCGACCGCGTGCTGCGGGCGCTGGGTGAGCGTCCGTACACCGTCTTCGCTGGCCATGTGCACAATTATCGGCGGCGCCAACTGGCAGGGAGAGACTTCATCCGGCTTGGCACCACGGGGGGATCCTGGGTTGTTCCCGGCGAAGCCGGAAACTTCGATCACCTCACGCTGGTCACGATGATGCCCACCGGGCCCCGGATCGCGAACATTCTGCTGGACGGTGTGCTCGGCCCGGACGGCGGGCGGTGA
- a CDS encoding choice-of-anchor B family protein, with protein MSAVGVALGVTAGFAMSGMALAHDRHDVDPDALALEIVQSQGDGIETLPVAKGPFPDTENMRFLGQVAPEAMGALPIPGAFADTTAKGILNDIWGWTSPAGEEYALVGSTGGMAVVRVTDPGNPEFLGSLESQAPGNIGNLWGDVGVFENFAYYTSEIVGSEIDVVDLSVLDGLAPASSPDTVLPAPTFRFSTGGYLSAHNIQVNEDTGFAYVAGVRLEPGAANNACGLDVPPRFNTLIYDLNTDPTNPDVAACLPDIGEHDFYPVVYDGPDTRFQGREIVFVFDGRDRIPPVGERIGGFTEIWDATDKNNIEVLARFRVPELVFSHAGWTTEEQDFLFINDELDELVAAGWAFTEFFAQPVDDPTKKPSTGTYIVDIRELDNPVFVERFNHSTASLDHNFIVKDDKIYQANYTSGTRVLQIERDAAGTVSLSEFAHMDTEPRLPKNILNLNQEDKFGTAFLGQWGIFPLFDSGTIVASDRNNGLIVMRLSDAPCKGIRCSR; from the coding sequence ATGAGTGCGGTAGGCGTCGCCCTGGGAGTGACGGCCGGGTTTGCCATGAGTGGTATGGCGCTCGCGCATGATCGGCACGACGTCGATCCAGACGCCCTCGCCTTGGAGATCGTGCAGTCACAAGGCGACGGAATCGAGACCCTGCCCGTGGCCAAAGGTCCGTTCCCCGACACCGAGAACATGCGTTTCCTGGGGCAGGTCGCCCCGGAGGCCATGGGCGCTCTCCCGATCCCGGGCGCCTTCGCCGACACGACGGCCAAGGGCATTCTGAACGACATCTGGGGGTGGACTTCACCAGCCGGCGAAGAGTACGCGCTGGTGGGGAGCACAGGCGGGATGGCAGTTGTCCGAGTCACCGATCCCGGCAATCCCGAGTTCCTCGGCAGCCTCGAGAGCCAGGCGCCGGGCAACATCGGCAACCTCTGGGGGGACGTGGGTGTCTTCGAGAACTTCGCCTACTACACGTCGGAGATCGTCGGGTCCGAGATCGACGTGGTGGATTTGTCGGTTCTCGACGGCCTGGCACCGGCCTCCTCGCCCGACACGGTGTTGCCGGCACCAACCTTCCGGTTCTCGACCGGCGGCTACCTCTCGGCCCACAACATTCAGGTCAACGAGGACACCGGCTTCGCCTACGTTGCCGGGGTCCGCCTCGAGCCGGGTGCCGCGAACAACGCCTGCGGCCTCGACGTGCCGCCGCGGTTCAACACGTTGATCTACGACCTGAACACCGATCCAACGAATCCCGACGTAGCGGCCTGCCTGCCCGACATCGGGGAACACGACTTCTACCCGGTCGTCTACGACGGGCCGGACACCCGGTTCCAGGGACGCGAGATCGTGTTCGTCTTCGACGGCCGCGACCGCATCCCACCTGTCGGCGAGCGCATCGGTGGCTTCACCGAGATCTGGGACGCGACCGACAAGAACAACATCGAGGTGCTCGCCCGTTTCCGGGTTCCGGAACTGGTGTTCTCGCACGCCGGCTGGACGACCGAAGAGCAGGACTTCCTGTTCATCAACGATGAACTCGACGAACTGGTCGCCGCAGGCTGGGCATTCACGGAGTTCTTCGCCCAACCCGTCGACGACCCCACCAAGAAGCCGTCGACCGGTACCTACATCGTCGACATCCGAGAGCTGGACAACCCGGTCTTTGTCGAGCGGTTCAATCACAGCACGGCCAGCTTGGACCACAACTTCATCGTCAAGGACGACAAGATCTACCAGGCCAACTACACGTCCGGGACGCGGGTACTCCAGATCGAGCGAGATGCGGCCGGCACAGTCAGCCTGAGCGAGTTCGCCCACATGGACACCGAACCACGGCTGCCGAAGAACATCCTCAACCTCAATCAGGAGGACAAGTTCGGCACCGCGTTCCTCGGGCAATGGGGCATCTTCCCGCTCTTCGACAGCGGCACCATTGTCGCGAGCGACCGCAACAACGGCCTCATCGTCATGCGGTTGAGCGACGCGCCATGTAAGGGAATCAGATGCAGCAGGTGA
- a CDS encoding zinc-binding dehydrogenase, with translation MKVAYVSTPGGPEVLEVRELSDPQPGAGQVRVRVRAAGVQPFDLAIRSGWRPQYAEGELPQVPGNEFAGVIDAVGDGVSEWRAGTEVLGFNFLSCYAEYVVVDAGQIVEKPWSMPWEVAGGFTAGAQTAEIAWEEVKPGPDDVVLIHGAAGNVGGFAVQLARLRGARVIGTARSEHHDYLRELGAEPIDYRFGLVEQVRDLAPAGVDVVLDGAGREALAATLELAKDLTRTRTIYEHEAGPKAGIATLSGARSASRLASLVDMYAEGTLTALIRSTYPLERAADAHRELETGHGRGKIVLTM, from the coding sequence GTGAAGGTTGCCTACGTCAGTACCCCTGGAGGCCCAGAGGTGCTCGAAGTTCGCGAACTGTCGGACCCGCAGCCAGGGGCAGGCCAGGTACGGGTCCGGGTGCGGGCAGCGGGCGTGCAGCCCTTTGATCTCGCGATCCGCTCCGGGTGGCGCCCGCAGTATGCCGAGGGTGAGCTGCCTCAGGTGCCGGGCAACGAGTTCGCGGGGGTGATCGATGCGGTCGGAGACGGGGTCAGTGAGTGGCGCGCGGGCACGGAGGTGCTCGGTTTCAACTTCCTCTCCTGTTACGCCGAATACGTCGTGGTCGATGCTGGGCAGATCGTCGAGAAGCCGTGGTCGATGCCGTGGGAAGTGGCCGGCGGGTTCACTGCCGGTGCGCAGACCGCGGAGATCGCCTGGGAGGAAGTCAAGCCGGGGCCGGACGATGTGGTGTTGATCCATGGCGCGGCTGGGAACGTCGGCGGGTTCGCCGTGCAGTTGGCCCGGCTGCGTGGTGCGCGGGTGATCGGCACCGCCCGTTCCGAGCATCACGATTATCTGCGCGAACTTGGCGCCGAACCCATCGACTATAGGTTCGGCCTGGTGGAACAGGTGCGGGATCTCGCGCCCGCCGGTGTGGACGTCGTGCTCGACGGCGCAGGGCGAGAAGCTCTCGCGGCCACGCTGGAGCTGGCCAAGGATCTCACCCGGACCCGCACGATCTACGAGCACGAAGCGGGACCGAAGGCGGGCATCGCCACCTTGTCCGGTGCCCGCTCCGCTTCCCGGCTCGCGAGCCTGGTCGACATGTACGCCGAGGGCACGCTGACCGCGCTGATCCGCTCGACGTACCCACTCGAGCGCGCGGCCGATGCGCATCGTGAGCTTGAGACCGGACACGGACGGGGCAAAATCGTGCTGACGATGTGA
- a CDS encoding BTAD domain-containing putative transcriptional regulator: MKIGMLGSFEVRTDDGLVADVPGARLRALVIALALDAGRVVPKATLVDWIWGEHPPSDAANALQRLVSRLRKALPDGSIEGLTGGYRLAIEREAVDALRFERLVGEARGTQGLERARLLRDALALWRGAAMQDVGLEDSEAFDSAVSRLEGLRLTAMEDRFEAEVSLGRGGEFVPELTDLVAAHPLRERLVAALMRALVAAGRDSEALLLYERTRETLVDTLGVDPSPELSALHVALLRGELGRSEDNRKTNVRAELTSFVGRDTDVTAVRELISKHRLTTLIGPGGAGKTRLAAETARSLLGDLPDGVWLVELAASGADSDVAQAALAGLGLRDALLGSSPSTDPVDGIVTAIRDREMLLILDNCEHVIETAARFADRVLGECRRLRILATSREPLGITGEALWQVEPLAVPSEANPHEIASSPAVQLLQDRVGAVRKDLGTDEHTLSAMVRICRALDGIPLAIELAAARLRTMTLEQLANRLDDRFRLLTSGSRTALPRHKTLRAVVDWSWELLTETEQTVLRRLSVFSGGASVEAAEQICIVAGTEHQDRIEQDQVLGLLTSLAEKSLLVTTGDEVPRYRMLTTIKEYAADRLSEAGEVDEARRAHLKYFTELAETAEPHLRRAEQLEWLATLEADHDNISAALRAVIAAGDAQAAMRLAAATGWYWWLGGRRTEGLELLIAAANLPGEASDDVRALTYGLVVLFVTSGQGDEHVGAEWIEKGYRFSQQSQNNNPLLEFAIPLERLLHAPDEALPALESLLESADPWVRAMGRWQVAKMRAMFGQSGGDAQTQLELALAEFQALGERFGMSLALSELAGQLAMRGELAGACEYYERAIAALTELGAVEDVIEVRTLQAQLYWLNGDREASAAAITEAEQIAEGVTWPYALVSLALAKALLARWRGDVWEARQQIGLASTLLGDAAEQPNIRVQIHDLLGYLTTDVRESRTHRVAAWQAASESGAPSVVARQLVGVADLAVRLDQYEQAARLLAASAGVRGLPDRTDPDATRIEQDVRRHLGEARFAEVTREGTQADWSELAEITLAS; this comes from the coding sequence GTGAAGATCGGGATGCTTGGATCGTTCGAGGTGCGCACGGACGACGGTTTGGTCGCCGACGTGCCGGGCGCCCGGTTGCGCGCGTTGGTGATCGCGCTCGCGCTCGACGCGGGTCGCGTCGTCCCGAAGGCCACACTCGTCGACTGGATCTGGGGTGAGCACCCGCCGTCCGACGCGGCGAACGCTTTGCAACGCTTGGTGTCACGTCTGCGCAAGGCGTTGCCGGACGGATCGATCGAAGGGCTGACGGGCGGGTACCGGCTGGCGATAGAACGCGAGGCGGTGGATGCCCTCCGGTTCGAGCGTCTCGTCGGTGAAGCCCGCGGCACGCAGGGGCTGGAGCGGGCACGTCTCCTGCGCGATGCCCTCGCGCTGTGGCGCGGCGCGGCGATGCAAGACGTCGGATTGGAAGACAGCGAAGCGTTCGACTCAGCAGTGTCCCGGCTCGAGGGTCTGCGCTTGACCGCGATGGAAGACCGGTTCGAGGCCGAAGTCAGCCTCGGCCGCGGTGGTGAGTTCGTCCCGGAGCTGACCGACCTGGTGGCCGCGCATCCACTGCGGGAGCGGCTGGTAGCTGCGCTGATGCGCGCGCTCGTTGCGGCCGGCCGGGACTCCGAGGCGCTGCTCCTGTACGAGCGCACGAGGGAGACCCTCGTAGACACGCTGGGTGTCGACCCATCGCCGGAGTTGTCGGCCCTACACGTCGCGTTGTTGCGGGGCGAGCTCGGACGGTCGGAGGACAACCGGAAGACCAATGTCCGTGCCGAGCTGACCAGCTTCGTCGGCAGGGACACCGACGTCACCGCGGTCCGCGAACTCATCTCCAAACATCGGCTGACCACCCTGATCGGACCGGGTGGCGCCGGCAAGACCCGGCTGGCTGCGGAAACCGCGCGGTCCCTGCTCGGCGACCTCCCGGACGGGGTCTGGCTGGTGGAGCTCGCCGCCAGCGGCGCCGACAGCGACGTGGCCCAGGCCGCCCTCGCCGGACTCGGGCTGCGCGATGCCCTGCTCGGTTCCTCGCCGAGCACGGACCCGGTGGACGGGATCGTCACCGCGATTCGTGACCGAGAAATGCTGTTGATCTTGGACAACTGTGAGCATGTGATCGAAACGGCCGCGAGGTTCGCTGATCGGGTTCTCGGTGAATGCCGGCGGCTGCGGATCCTGGCAACCAGCAGGGAGCCACTCGGCATCACCGGGGAGGCGCTGTGGCAGGTCGAGCCGCTGGCCGTGCCATCCGAGGCCAATCCACACGAAATCGCATCCTCCCCGGCTGTCCAACTGCTGCAGGACCGGGTCGGCGCGGTGCGCAAGGACCTCGGAACCGACGAACACACCTTGTCGGCAATGGTGCGGATCTGCCGGGCGCTGGACGGGATCCCCCTGGCCATTGAACTTGCTGCCGCCAGACTGCGAACGATGACCCTCGAGCAGCTCGCCAACCGGCTCGATGACCGCTTCCGCCTCCTGACCAGCGGAAGCCGCACCGCATTGCCACGACACAAGACGCTGCGTGCGGTGGTCGACTGGAGCTGGGAGTTGCTCACCGAAACCGAGCAGACGGTGCTGCGCCGGCTATCGGTGTTCTCGGGCGGGGCGAGCGTGGAGGCGGCCGAGCAAATCTGCATCGTCGCCGGCACTGAGCACCAGGACAGGATCGAACAAGACCAGGTACTGGGACTGCTCACATCGCTGGCCGAAAAGTCGCTACTGGTCACCACCGGCGATGAGGTCCCGCGGTATCGGATGCTCACCACGATCAAGGAGTACGCCGCGGATCGGCTGTCCGAGGCGGGAGAAGTAGACGAGGCCCGGCGCGCTCACCTGAAATATTTCACCGAGCTCGCCGAAACCGCGGAGCCCCACCTGCGCCGTGCCGAGCAACTGGAGTGGCTCGCCACCCTCGAGGCCGACCACGACAACATCAGCGCCGCTCTGCGGGCCGTGATCGCCGCCGGTGACGCACAAGCGGCCATGCGGCTGGCGGCCGCCACCGGGTGGTACTGGTGGCTCGGCGGACGGCGAACCGAAGGGTTGGAACTGCTCATCGCGGCCGCGAACCTCCCGGGCGAGGCGAGCGACGACGTCCGGGCGCTGACGTACGGGCTCGTGGTGCTCTTCGTGACCTCCGGGCAGGGCGACGAACACGTGGGCGCGGAGTGGATCGAGAAGGGGTATCGGTTCAGCCAGCAATCTCAGAACAACAACCCGCTGCTGGAATTCGCGATCCCGCTGGAGCGCCTGTTACACGCCCCGGACGAGGCATTACCCGCCCTTGAGTCGTTGCTGGAAAGCGCCGACCCCTGGGTACGCGCGATGGGTCGGTGGCAGGTCGCCAAGATGCGAGCCATGTTCGGCCAGAGCGGCGGGGATGCGCAGACCCAGCTGGAGCTGGCGCTCGCGGAGTTCCAGGCGCTGGGCGAACGGTTCGGGATGTCGTTGGCGCTGTCCGAGCTGGCCGGACAACTTGCCATGCGGGGCGAACTCGCCGGTGCCTGTGAGTACTACGAGCGGGCGATCGCGGCCCTCACTGAACTCGGCGCCGTCGAGGATGTCATCGAGGTGCGCACCCTTCAGGCTCAGTTGTATTGGCTCAACGGCGATCGGGAAGCCAGCGCGGCCGCCATCACTGAGGCCGAGCAGATCGCCGAAGGTGTCACCTGGCCATACGCACTAGTCTCCTTGGCGCTCGCCAAGGCCTTGCTCGCGCGGTGGCGCGGTGACGTCTGGGAGGCCCGTCAGCAAATCGGCCTCGCGTCCACCCTCTTGGGCGACGCGGCGGAGCAGCCGAACATCCGCGTACAGATCCACGACCTGCTCGGCTACCTGACCACCGATGTCCGCGAGTCCCGTACCCATCGGGTAGCCGCTTGGCAGGCGGCGTCGGAGTCGGGAGCTCCGTCCGTCGTCGCCCGGCAGCTCGTCGGGGTCGCGGACCTGGCCGTCCGCCTCGACCAGTACGAACAGGCAGCACGGCTGCTCGCGGCGAGCGCCGGCGTACGCGGATTGCCGGATCGTACCGATCCGGATGCGACCCGAATTGAGCAGGACGTGCGACGTCACCTCGGCGAAGCACGGTTCGCCGAGGTGACGCGGGAAGGTACGCAGGCGGACTGGTCTGAGCTCGCCGAGATCACGCTCGCTTCATGA
- a CDS encoding esterase-like activity of phytase family protein, which translates to MNSPNGHLRHTVRSLVTVGGLTGLALVSAAAPGVAGLPAASERADWDLRVVGEYVVPKGVIVDGSSVGELSGLDYDTRTGDWFLIADDSTEGPPRFYRARIDIDQDGVHGVDFVESVDIRRTDGTLFPPASDDDPEVADPEAIRVDPANGMLWWASEGKRVVPSDGGEPQLVDPWVRQMSQTGRHIRQTSQPETLRMSPDQEGPRHNLTFEGLDLTADGRELVTAMEGPLYQDGGVPTVDEGAIGRLTWYNKRTGVPVRQHAYEIGPIPVPPVPSDAFADNGVTEILTIDEHRYLVLERSFAVGVGNNIRVYEIDVSDATDVLNRHRLADSRYQPVDKKLVVDFADLDLSRVDNIEGMSWGPDFATGEHSLVFVSDDNFNDSQVTQVIALAVRNDLAR; encoded by the coding sequence ATGAACTCGCCCAACGGTCACCTCCGGCACACCGTCCGCTCGCTCGTCACCGTCGGTGGACTGACCGGCCTAGCACTCGTGAGCGCAGCCGCTCCGGGAGTCGCAGGACTTCCCGCGGCATCGGAGCGCGCCGACTGGGATCTGCGCGTCGTCGGCGAATATGTCGTACCGAAAGGCGTCATTGTCGACGGTTCCTCCGTCGGTGAACTCTCGGGCCTCGACTACGACACCCGTACCGGGGACTGGTTCCTGATCGCCGACGACTCGACCGAGGGTCCGCCGAGGTTCTACCGGGCGCGCATCGACATCGATCAGGACGGTGTCCACGGCGTCGACTTCGTCGAATCGGTCGACATCCGCCGCACCGACGGCACCCTCTTCCCGCCGGCCTCGGACGATGATCCCGAGGTTGCCGACCCGGAGGCGATCCGGGTCGATCCCGCCAACGGGATGCTGTGGTGGGCCAGCGAAGGCAAACGAGTCGTGCCCAGCGACGGCGGCGAGCCTCAGCTGGTCGACCCGTGGGTGCGGCAGATGAGCCAGACCGGACGGCACATCCGGCAGACGAGTCAGCCCGAGACACTGCGGATGAGCCCGGACCAGGAAGGCCCTCGGCACAACCTGACGTTCGAAGGCCTGGATCTCACCGCTGACGGCCGTGAGCTGGTCACAGCGATGGAAGGGCCGCTGTACCAGGACGGGGGCGTCCCCACCGTCGACGAGGGCGCAATCGGCCGCCTGACCTGGTACAACAAACGCACGGGAGTGCCCGTACGGCAACACGCCTACGAGATCGGCCCCATTCCCGTGCCGCCCGTGCCCAGCGATGCGTTCGCCGACAACGGCGTCACCGAGATCCTGACCATCGACGAGCACCGCTACCTCGTACTCGAGCGCTCCTTCGCCGTGGGCGTCGGCAACAACATCCGCGTATACGAGATCGACGTCAGTGACGCGACCGACGTCCTGAACCGGCACCGCCTGGCCGACAGTCGCTACCAGCCGGTCGACAAAAAGCTCGTCGTGGACTTCGCCGACCTGGACCTTTCCCGTGTGGACAACATCGAGGGCATGAGCTGGGGACCTGACTTCGCCACCGGCGAACACAGCCTGGTGTTCGTCTCCGACGACAACTTCAACGACTCACAGGTGACCCAAGTGATCGCCCTCGCCGTCCGCAACGACCTGGCCCGCTGA
- a CDS encoding Rpn family recombination-promoting nuclease/putative transposase, protein MFRRILGEPENAASQLRAVLPPDLADSLDLDHLTRVSGSFVDTNLRWRHSDLLFTAPLDGHDSFIYVLVEHQSSTDTLMPFRMLHYIVRIWDRYLKQHPDTTRLPAIIPLVVNHNRRPWTGPTDVIDLINLRPDTTEVTRAYLPQFQFLLDDLARVDEQTLRARPLTPPTRMTLLLLKTAPGNTSLADDLRRWADDLRAILNRPNGKDDFLSLVTYIESVGEAPTDELHDLFIQLGPEAEEAYVTTAEMLRAEGEARGKAEGKAEGKAEGRAEALVQLLNLKFGPLPHNTEDMVHAATTDQLATWTARVLTADTLEDVFR, encoded by the coding sequence GTGTTCCGACGGATTCTTGGTGAACCAGAAAACGCGGCGTCCCAGCTGCGCGCCGTACTGCCGCCCGACTTGGCCGACAGCCTCGATCTTGACCACCTAACCCGAGTCTCTGGCAGCTTCGTCGACACCAACTTGCGCTGGCGACACTCCGACCTGCTCTTCACTGCACCGCTGGATGGCCACGACTCGTTCATCTATGTCCTCGTCGAACACCAAAGCAGCACCGACACTCTCATGCCGTTTCGGATGCTGCACTACATCGTCCGGATCTGGGACCGCTACTTGAAACAACACCCCGACACCACCCGACTCCCCGCCATCATCCCTCTGGTCGTGAACCACAACCGCCGCCCTTGGACGGGCCCCACCGACGTCATCGACCTCATCAATCTGCGCCCTGACACCACAGAAGTCACCCGGGCTTACCTGCCGCAGTTCCAGTTCCTCCTGGACGACCTTGCGCGCGTAGACGAACAAACGCTGCGGGCACGGCCACTGACCCCGCCGACACGGATGACCCTGCTTTTACTCAAGACCGCGCCCGGCAATACCTCCCTCGCCGACGACTTGCGACGCTGGGCCGACGACCTGCGCGCTATCCTGAATCGGCCCAATGGCAAAGACGACTTTCTCAGCCTGGTGACGTACATTGAAAGCGTCGGAGAAGCACCCACCGACGAGCTACATGACCTGTTCATTCAACTCGGGCCCGAAGCAGAGGAGGCATACGTGACCACCGCAGAAATGCTCCGCGCCGAAGGCGAGGCCCGCGGCAAGGCGGAGGGCAAGGCTGAGGGCAAAGCTGAGGGTCGTGCGGAGGCACTCGTGCAGTTGCTTAACCTCAAGTTCGGCCCACTCCCCCACAACACAGAGGACATGGTGCACGCCGCCACCACCGACCAGCTCGCAACTTGGACCGCTCGTGTCCTCACCGCCGACACGCTCGAGGACGTTTTCCGCTGA
- a CDS encoding aldo/keto reductase, whose amino-acid sequence MTAFTRTLGRAGIEVSALGMGCWAIGGPFWAGSQPCGWGEVDDDESRRTIRRALELGVTLFDTSDAYGTGHGERILGEALKADRDDVVIATKWGNTIDESTRQLTGSDPSPGYLRTALEASLRRLGTDYVDLYQLHLNDLPIPQAEELLGTLEELVEAGKIRWYGWSTDYPDRATAWARDGEHCVGIQHAFSVLQDAGEILAVCESYGLASLNRSPLAMGLLTGKFTAASRLGPDDVRGVAPEWLKYFDDGRPVPVWLERVAAVRDVLRSGGRTLGQGALAWIWARSEATIPLPGCRTVAQVEENAGAMEYGPLAPDELAEVERLLGDLRAEPVAAM is encoded by the coding sequence ATGACTGCATTTACACGTACCTTGGGACGCGCCGGAATCGAGGTCAGTGCGCTCGGGATGGGCTGCTGGGCGATTGGAGGCCCCTTTTGGGCCGGAAGCCAGCCCTGTGGCTGGGGAGAGGTCGACGACGACGAATCCCGCCGGACGATACGCCGCGCGCTAGAACTCGGCGTCACGCTGTTCGATACCTCCGACGCCTACGGCACCGGGCACGGTGAACGGATCCTGGGAGAGGCCCTCAAGGCGGACCGCGACGACGTCGTGATCGCGACCAAGTGGGGGAACACGATCGACGAGTCCACGCGGCAACTCACCGGCAGCGACCCTAGCCCCGGTTATCTGCGCACGGCACTCGAAGCCTCGCTCCGCAGGCTCGGCACCGATTACGTCGATCTCTACCAGCTGCATCTCAACGATCTGCCGATACCCCAGGCCGAAGAGCTGCTCGGCACGCTCGAAGAGCTGGTCGAGGCTGGGAAGATCCGTTGGTATGGCTGGAGCACGGATTATCCCGACCGGGCGACCGCGTGGGCACGCGACGGTGAGCATTGCGTCGGCATCCAGCACGCGTTCTCCGTGCTGCAAGATGCCGGCGAGATCCTCGCCGTGTGTGAGTCCTACGGTCTGGCCAGCCTGAACCGCTCCCCGTTGGCCATGGGCTTGTTGACCGGCAAGTTCACCGCGGCGTCGAGGCTGGGGCCAGATGACGTCCGCGGCGTTGCGCCGGAGTGGTTGAAGTACTTCGACGACGGCCGTCCGGTCCCGGTCTGGCTCGAGCGAGTCGCCGCCGTGCGGGACGTGTTGCGTAGCGGTGGACGCACTCTGGGCCAGGGCGCACTCGCCTGGATCTGGGCTCGAAGCGAGGCCACCATCCCGCTCCCGGGTTGCCGCACCGTAGCGCAGGTGGAAGAGAACGCCGGCGCCATGGAGTACGGCCCATTGGCCCCGGACGAGCTGGCCGAGGTGGAACGGCTGCTGGGCGACCTGCGCGCCGAACCCGTCGCGGCGATGTGA
- a CDS encoding metalloregulator ArsR/SmtB family transcription factor yields MHTVDPWVALADPTRRGLLARLAAEPNSVTELAKDLPMSRPGVSQHLKILLDAGLVDVRKHGRQRIYIARPNELAALRAELDSLWSKALSNFKNIAENTTDKEEP; encoded by the coding sequence GTGCATACAGTAGACCCCTGGGTGGCCCTTGCTGATCCGACCAGGCGTGGCTTGCTGGCTCGTCTTGCCGCCGAGCCGAACTCGGTGACCGAACTCGCCAAAGACCTGCCGATGAGCCGGCCCGGAGTCTCCCAGCACCTGAAGATCCTGCTGGATGCCGGCCTGGTCGACGTACGTAAACACGGGCGGCAACGGATCTACATCGCGCGGCCCAATGAGCTGGCCGCCCTACGTGCTGAGCTGGACTCGCTCTGGAGTAAAGCGCTGTCGAACTTCAAGAACATCGCCGAGAACACCACCGACAAGGAGGAACCATGA